The Bdellovibrio sp. NC01 genome includes the window AATCCAGCCCCTGTGGAAAAGTCGGTGGAAGAACCAAGTATCTCTGAACAAGCAGAGTCTTTGTTTTCTGCAAACCCAGAAAAAGTTTACGATTACTATCGCCAAGAAATTCACCCAGACGACATTCGCAACAACAAGGTCGAGGTCGAGTTTTCTCCGGTAGTGGCCTATAACGATTCAAAATCTAATTACTCTTTCCGCGATTATCAAAGTTTCTTTGAAGCGATGAAATTGAAAGCGAACGTATGGCTGACTCCGTTGATTGGTGTGTCGGGCCAATTCATGTTTTCTTTTGGCGCTGATATTGATGATGGCAATTCATCCAAGGTTTCCACTAAGTACGAAATGATGGATTTGGCTTTGAACTTTAGGAAGTTCTTTGGCCTTTCCCGTAAAGCAAATTCTTTGGAATTTGCAGTTTTGTACAGCGACAACAACTTTAAAGTATCAAACGACAGCGTTTCCCATCCGCGCTCGAAATCTTCGGGGTTTGGTGTGGGCTTAAAAGGTCGCTTTCCAACTTCAGATTCTTATGCGTGGACTGTTGGTGGAACGTTCTTCCCAAGATTGTCGCATTCAGAATCGGCGACGGCAGTTAACGTCAGCTCTGGTTCTTCGGATGAAAACATCCGTATTGGTTTTGATGTTGGGGGAGAATGGAAATTTTCACGTCACAGTCAAATGCTGTGGAACTTGGGCTTAACGACGGAAAAGAATTTGTTCACAGGTTCTGCGTCTTTGCCAGATCCCACGACAGGTGTAACGCCTTCAAGTGTTAGCGTTACCAACTCTTTGTATATGTTCAACCTAGGCTATCGTTGGGGTCACTAAAATCCCCTCATCAAACGCCTGATATCTTCATATACTGTTTTGGATGAAGATACGTTTCGCTGTTGTAGATGATGCCGCCTTTCTTAGAGAACTCATAAAAAATATCGTGAGTTCCGCTGGTGGCATTTGTGTTGGCGAAGCTGAAAATGGCGATGATGCCATTAAGCTTGCTCAAGCGACTCTGCCCGATCTTGTTTTCCTTGATATGGTGATGCCGTTGCGAAACGGAATTGAAACTGCGAAGGCATTGAAAGAGCTGATGCCTGAAGTGAAAATCATTGGCTGTTCGACAATCGACAATGAAGCATTGATTGAACAAGCACATCAAGCGGGATTCGATGCGTATCTGACGAAACCGTTTACTAAAGATCAAATTTTAAAAACAATTTCCAAAGTATTACCGCAACAAGGGGAATCGACCCATGGAAGAACTTAAGTTCGTTCTTAAAACCTTTGCCTTTACATGCTTGATGATCGTTTTGATGCAAGTGAAGGTTGGTGGCGCAACTATCGAATCATATTCATTCAGATGGTTGCAACACTCAACAGTGTCGCAGTGGATTCAAAGCGCTGCCGCTGGTGGAGCAATGGCTTTAAGAAATTTGGGTGGTCACGTGAAAGATGGCGTGGCTAGCACTGTTGACGGATTCCAAGAAGGCGCTCACGAAAAAGCTGTTCGCTAAAGCGCACCCGTCTGATTTAAATTATTTGATAGCTTGATTTGAAGTCGCTGCAGTAGCAGTTGTCGTCGTACCTTGCGTATTTGATGAAGGAGCTACTGTGTGAGCAAACAAGCTGTTACCTTGTGAACTCATCATGTGTTTGCATTTTGAACCAGCAAAAGAAGTTGAAGAGATTGTCATTACTGCTGCTGTGATGATGATTGTTGCTGCTTTCATTTGGTACTCCTTTGTGTTCATTAATTCGTCGTACACAAAGAGGT containing:
- a CDS encoding response regulator — translated: MKIRFAVVDDAAFLRELIKNIVSSAGGICVGEAENGDDAIKLAQATLPDLVFLDMVMPLRNGIETAKALKELMPEVKIIGCSTIDNEALIEQAHQAGFDAYLTKPFTKDQILKTISKVLPQQGESTHGRT